The following are from one region of the Pleurodeles waltl isolate 20211129_DDA chromosome 4_1, aPleWal1.hap1.20221129, whole genome shotgun sequence genome:
- the LOC138287107 gene encoding olfactory receptor 13G1-like yields MSLSLTKQPNKTITSEFFFIGFATSSRSQSTFFAVFLLSYILAMLGNILIITIISSDSRLHTPMYFFLTNLAVLDICLTSCIIPKTLLILLSETKSISYFGCMTQLFLLTWTLGTELMLLAVMALDRYVAICIPLHYLIIMCRKIYASLAATVWLIGLYNAMIPAELILKLSFSERNDLDHFFCEIPAVLKVSVSNTDLIKIVVLVADILLGMLCFIFIIISYTYILTSVVRMRSTEKKMKAFSTCASHILVVTLYYGSTIYAYILPALGYGSNGDKVASALYAVVSPVVNPMLYSLRNAEVKQAFFKILSRTFPARCSL; encoded by the coding sequence ATGTCTCTCAGCCTAACGAAACAACCAAACAAGACCATCACTTCAGAGTTCTTCTTTATAGGATTCGCCACTTCCTCACGATCACAGTCCACATTCTTTGCTGTTTTCCTATTGTCGTACATACTTGCCATGTTGGGAAATATCCTTATCATCACCATCATATCTTCAGATTCTCGCCTCCACACTCCCATGTACTTCTTTCTAACCAACCTGGCTGTGCTGGACATCTGCCTGACCTCATGCATTATCCCTAAAACTTTACTAATCCTACTCTCCGAGACGAAGTCCATCTCCTACTTTGGTTGCATGACACAGCTTTTCCTGCTGACCTGGACTCTGGGCACTGAGCTCATGCTTCTTGCAGTGATGGCTTTAGATAGGTATGTGGcaatctgcattcctctgcatTATCTGATAATCATGTGCAGGAAAATCTATGCTTCCCTTGCTGCTACTGTCTGGTTAATTGGCTTGTATAATGCCATGATCCCTGCTGAATTAATTCTGAAGCTGTCCTTCTCTGAAAGAAATGATTTAGATCATTTTTTCTGTGAAATACCAGCAGTTCTAAAGGTTTCAGTCTCTAACACAGACCTCATCAAAATTGTGGTCCTAGTGGCAGACATCTTGCTTGGCATGCTGTGCTTCATCTTCATAATCATATCCTACACATACATTCTCACATCTGTTGTCAGGATGCGCTCTACTGAGAAGAAGATGAAGGCCTTCTCTACCTGTGCATCCCACATATTGGTGGTAACTCTGTACTATGGTAGCACCATCTACGCTTATATACTTCCTGCACTGGGCTATGGCAGTAATGGAGACAAGGTGGCATCTGCCTTGTATGCTGTTGTTTCACCAGTAGTGAATCCAATGCTCTACAGTTTGAGGAATGCTGAGGTAAAGCAAGCTTTCTTCAAGATCCTTTCAAGAACATTTCCAGCCAGATGTTCCTTGTGA